Below is a genomic region from Pelagicoccus sp. SDUM812003.
AGGCAAGAGATGAAAGAAGAAAATAAGCAGAACCAGTCAGCCCATACAACTCCGGCCAGCGCTCCGCGCTGACCTCCGCGTATGGCTTTCACGTTAGTCTCAAAAATATGAAAACCCTACTCACATTGTTACTAATAGCAATTCTATCAATCTTCGGCTTAGCGGCCTATACCTACGTCCGTGCATCAACTGTTTCGGACGTTTACAAAAATTACACAGGTATACCTATTGATTTACGGCAGACTCCGGACGATGGAGATCGTTCTATATGGTTTTGTGCTAAGCCTGGGTTCCCTGGACATGCCTTCATTCTGCTCACAGATCTAGACTCTGAATCTGGGAAAAGGAATGCACTTACACTTGGAATATACCCAGATACAGATAAAAAGAACCAATTCTTATCATCATCGATGGTTGTGACTGACGAGAGCACTAGACCTGAAGGGCTGACCTTCACAGGCAAAGAGCCCACTCTCATAGTAAAAGTATCGAAGCATGATTATGAAAGAATCCAGTCTATGCTTCCCAAGACAGGAAAGCAGTTAGGGATTCACTACGCACTAGTCACCAACGATTGCCTCGGTTTGGCAATTGACGTTGCAAAGTCACTCGAAAAATCAGGCCTTAAGGTTCCGGAGAGAGCGTTATTTCTGAATTTTCCATCCCCTTACATAGAAGAACTAATCAGAGTGAATACTTTGACTAACCAGTCAGCCCATACAACTCCAGCCAGCGCTCCGCGCTGACTTCCGCGTATGGCTTTCACGTTAGCTAGAAAAATGAAATCAAACGTCTTCATCCTGATGGCCGCTGTTCTCGCTTCTCTAGCTGTAGCAAAGGACGATGCGAAGTTCTACAGAATCATCACCGATTTCAATTTGGACGGATTTCGCGACGTTGCATTTTCCGAACCGGATCTTTGCGGTAACGCAGGTTGTTGGTGGACGATTCACTTCGGCAAAGAGAATGGATCTTTCGAGAATGAGTTCACCTCTCTCTTCTTCCATCCACTCGCTTTCAATATCTCCGATAAGGGAGATACTTCGACCATAACAGTCTATCATCGAGGTGGAGGTGGCGAAGGTTCACTAATCACTTACGAAATTGAAAGATTTGAATTCATAGAGATTTCGACTCAAACAATCCATCCAGACGACAATGGGAATGAAGGTGACCAAGCTCTTTATGAGAGTCTTTTCGGAGAGCTAAGAGCCAACCGACTCGATGAGAGCTTATCCAAGGACCAGTATTTCAAACAAATAGAAGAAATAAAAGCTAACCAGTCAGCCCATACAACTCCGGTCAGCGCTCCGCGCTGACCTACGCGTATGGCTTTCACGATGGACGAAAGTAATGAGCGAAGCGACTATGGCGTAACGCATGTTACGCTTACCCCGAAGGGGTCGAAAAATTTTGAAAAATCGACTATTTGAAAAAATCGAAGGAATCCTGACTCGAAATCTCCAAAATCCTGATACGAAAGGTCTGAGTTCGACGATCAAAGCCCCCTTACACGGATTCTCTTCTGAAAACCCCGACGACAATCTCGAAGAAAAGAAAAAAATCAGAAAAGAAAGAAAGCTCCTGCACTGAAGACTTCGACGATCCATCTCCCTCCTGCCCCGACCAAAAAGAAAAACCTCATGCGCGAAGACTCGACGATCTGGCAGAATTCGAAGAAAATTAGCTCACAGGAATCCAAACCTCAAACCCCAGAAAATAATGTCCATCCAGTCGGTCCATACAACTTCGGCCAGCGCTCCGCGCTGACCTACGCGTATGACCTTCACGTTCGGTAAAAAATGAAGGAAACCACATTTTACCCCAGCAAAACAAAGCACGCCCTGCTGTTGCTTGTTTCGATCACTTTCGTTGCAGGCGGAATTTGGCTAGCCAAGAATGGAGATTGGATGGGGCACATTGCCTATGTGTTCTTCGGCTTGGGTGTAGTCGTATTCACGATACAGCTACTACCGAATAGTTCCTACCTAAAACTAAAAGAAGACGGTTTTGAGTTTTCAGCTCTCTTTCGTCGTCACTACGTCAAATGGAACGACATCAAACATTTCGGAATTATGACTCAAACACACAGAGGAATGACAACGAACAAGATGGTTGGCTGGGATTACAGGGAGGAATTCGAAGGATCGGACTTAGGAAGAAAGATCTCAAAAAAGATAGGAGGAATCGAATCAGCCCTGCCAGATACATACGGAATGAAAGCAGAGGAGCTATTGTCGTTGATGGACGAACGCTTAAAAAGAAACGATACCGAACCAGTCGTCCCATACAACTCCGGCCAGTCGCTCCGCGACTGACCTACGCGTATGGACTTCACGTTGGGCAAAAAATTAATCCGCGTTTCTTCTCAAATCCAATGAAACACATACTCCAACTCCTCATATTAATCATTCTAGGACAAGCTAGCTACTCTGCTGTAGATCCACCTGAATCCATCAAAGGAACTTTGATCAGAGTTGATATCGACGAAGTAGTAGGCTCCCACCTAACCGATGGCACGATGGTTCTTCTGATCGACGCGAAAACCGATCAATACGTGTTGATATCTATAGACTATGGAGCTAGCGATGCTGGTGTTTATGAGTACGAGGTACGAGAGCAGAAAGGGTTCATAACCTTATATTCCCAGTTTAGCGGAACCACATTCGAATATGAAGTCACCTTCAATACTACTGGAACGGGGACTCTAGCACTTGTTAGCCCCTTCTACACACAAAAAGGCAGTTTCAGTGCTGCTTGGTGGTTTCATCCTGACGACTCACTCACCGTTAGCCTCAAGAACACGATAACTAACATCGATGCTGAAGATTTCGAAGTCTCTATCATAGTGGAAAAGAGCACAGATGGACAGGAATGGACAAAAGCAGATGGAAGTTGGGAGATGAAGAACGATGGAACTGCTGTATTCAAATATCCGAACCCAGAAGAATCAGTCTTTTTGAGAATCGCAGAACCTTAAAAAGAAGCCCAACCAGTCAGCCCATACAACTCCGGCCAGCGCTCCGCGCTGACCTGCGCGTATGGCTTTCACGTTCTGCAGAAAAAGATGCAACCAGCAAAAAAGCTAGCATTCGGAAAACCTGAAAATGGATGGATTGTCGTTCGACTTGGCGAGCGAGTAATTCACGCATCGGATGTTCCCTGTGACTCCATCGGCAATCTTGCCAGCAAACTAGTCTCCTTCCTTTCGGGGAGCAAAATGGAAAAGGTGGAATGGTCACTAGAACCTGAATACGAGACCTGGATATTTCAGGAGCAAGATGCCTTGGCCAGTTGGTCGGTGGAAAACAATCAGGGAGAGTTGATTCAAGCTATCCAATCAAGTAAAACTGAAATCGTGCAGATGGTGGCAAAGGCATTAAGGGATCTATATTCGTCACACATCGGGAAGTCAGATTTTAGCGATCAGGACTGGTCATGGTCATTCCCGATCAAAGAACTAAAAATCTTGGAACTAAAAAATTAAGCAGAACCAGTCAGCCCATACAACTCCGGCCAGCGCTCCGCGCTGACCTACGCGTATGGCTTTCACGTTCAGCAGAAAATGAAAAAGCTACTAACAGCAATCTTATCGCTACTTAGCATTGGAACCGCAAAAAGCACTCCAAGCGATACTGAAACCGCGGATCCGATGCTTGAGGACATTAGACACTACGCTCGACAGGAAGTGGCTGCTGGCTTCTCGACGGAGGAAGAAATCGTCCAAAACACAATCGACATTCTTTCTGATGATTATGACGAGAAGAAGCTAAGGGAGGCGGTCTCGAAAGAAGTGAAGCAGGCGATTTCAGACCACAAAGCCGAACAAGCGAATTGGCCGAAAGTTACGGACACCGATCGTCTGGACCTAGCTTTTCAGCAGCTCGAAGAGTTAGGCATCGTCTGCAGGCAGAACTTCAGTTGCTGCGGCACTTGCGGATCGGGCGAAATCTGGGACGAGATAGAAGCACAAGAAAAGAAGAAGAAAGTTAGGGGATACATCTTCTACCACATGCAAGACACGGAATCAGCCGTGGAAGGTGGTGGACTGTATCTAAACTATGGATCTACGGAAGAAGGCGAAGAGCCTGCTTTGTCAGTAGCACGCACCGTCGTAGAGACTATCGAAAAGAACGGGCTCAAGACCAATTGGGATGGTACTTGGGGTATGAGAATCGGAGTTACCCTTGACTGGAAGAAAAGAAGATAAGCTGAACCAGTCAGCCCATACAACTCCGGCCAGCGCTCCGCGCTGACCTCCGCGTATGGCTTTCACGTTCTGCAAAAAATGAAGAAACTCTTCGGAAAACTAACGATTTTGGTAATCTCCAGCGCATTGCTTTTCTATGCAGGTACACTCTTCGGAATATCCAAGTCCTATGGGACTATCCGAGATCTGGAGGTGGATGGCATATTTGGAGAATTCAATAGCGATATAATTACCCTCATCCTGTTGGAATCGGATCAATCCGACAAGGCGATCAAGGTATGTAAAGAAGGAATTTACATGAAGATTCCCATGCTTCATAGAATGCTTCAGGAAGAGAATACTGAAATCAGTGCTTACTATCTGAAAGAAATGATCCTATCTGCGAAGGATCTTGCTGAAGTCGCGGGATTTGACCCATACGTAATTTCCAAAGAAGATCTGGAAGAGAGTGAACAATTCTATGGTTCTACTCAAAACAGAACGGTCACAGTCAACGGCAAGAAGGTTACTGAGAATCCATTCTTCGCGTACAAAAGAGAGGCAAAAGAAATATTTACGATGTATGAGGACCAGAGGAGCGACCTCTACGAGTATATTGTTTACAAAATAAATAAGCAGAACCAGTCGTCCCATACAACTCCGGCCAGCGCTCCGCGCTGACCTACGCGTATGGACTTCACGTTGGGCAAAGCAATGACGAGCACATGGAAAATCGCGTTTGTTGGGGCGATCTTGATCGCGGGTTGCACTACACCTGTGCGATACGAGTATTTTGAGCCATCTGGCATGGGTGCTACCATCAGCTCGCCTGAAGAGGCACCAAAGAATGTCGCTCAGAAGAGGTTCGCAAGCGGTGAGCTAAGTGTTTGGTCGAACGTGACAGAGCATGGAACCATCGAAGTTTTACTCCGAGCAGAAGTCGCTGCAGGGCATACGTTATCATTTAGAAACGAAGAAGCGGTAATCATCAGTGGCGATAAGAAGGCAGTGGTAGGCCCACTTGTTTGGTCACAGTGGCGTATCGTCGATGGTCGCGGCGAATTCGCGGACGTTCCATTTGAAGCACCGCTCACTAGTCGTACCGTTGACGGTAGTCCTCCTAGGACAGGCACCCAGATTCTAGGGCGATATGATTGCACTGTGAAGCTTCCAGAGCAGTTTTCCAGTGTCCAAGATTTTAGTGTGGAGCTGCCGGCACCCTCAGGAGAAGAATCTCCCCTGCACCTGACTTTCATTCGGAAAGTCGCCGACTATCGCATGCATGTACAGCTCCAATGAAGAAGAGCCCAACCAGGCAGCCCATACAACTCCGGCCATCGCTCCGCGATGACCTCCGCGTATGGCTTTCACGTTAGTCGAAAAATGAAAAACTACGATTTGATATGGGAAGGCGTTAAGCTCACAGTGCACTTTCGCGGAACCTTGACGCTCGAGGATGTCTTTCAGCTCTGCAACGAAAGGATTGGGAACGAGCTTTTCTGCTCCGTAAAATACGTTTTGAACGACATGTCGGAGGTAGATTCGATAACTTTGAAAGAAGAGGAGATGAACTACGCAAATATCTACTCTAGCGTTTCCCGACTATTCGGAGATCGACGCGATCTCCTATCCGCT
It encodes:
- a CDS encoding STM3941 family protein, with the translated sequence MKETTFYPSKTKHALLLLVSITFVAGGIWLAKNGDWMGHIAYVFFGLGVVVFTIQLLPNSSYLKLKEDGFEFSALFRRHYVKWNDIKHFGIMTQTHRGMTTNKMVGWDYREEFEGSDLGRKISKKIGGIESALPDTYGMKAEELLSLMDERLKRNDTEPVVPYNSGQSLRD